A stretch of Anaeromyxobacter dehalogenans 2CP-1 DNA encodes these proteins:
- a CDS encoding WD40/YVTN/BNR-like repeat-containing protein → MRRRAHVAALGLLLAASPAAAAGFVDPLDQPAGPSALAARRPLLSVARAGERLVAVGERGLAVLSDDGGARWTQAAVPVSEDLTAVRFASPRLGWAVGHGGVVLASEDGGARWERRLDGRGLARLLDAWARDGAGRIAPAALAQARDLAARGPDQPLLDVWLDAAGREGFAVGAFGLALATRDGGRTWTPWLDRLENPRALHLHALLEARGALYLAGEQGLLLRLDRAAGRFRAVAIPYAGTLFGLAADGRALLAFGLRGTVLRSVDGGPWRKVASGVEAALTGGAALPDGRLALAAASGELLVSADGGATFERVSAPGAVLAPAFAIAPAGPGALAVAGAEGVRVVALPRPREAP, encoded by the coding sequence ATGCGCCGCCGGGCCCACGTCGCGGCGCTGGGCCTGCTCCTCGCGGCGTCCCCCGCCGCCGCGGCGGGGTTCGTGGATCCGCTCGACCAGCCCGCCGGCCCGAGCGCGCTCGCGGCGCGGCGGCCGCTGCTGTCGGTGGCCCGCGCGGGCGAGCGCCTGGTGGCGGTCGGCGAGCGCGGGCTGGCGGTCCTCTCCGACGACGGCGGCGCGCGCTGGACGCAGGCGGCGGTGCCGGTGAGCGAGGACCTCACCGCGGTGCGCTTCGCGTCGCCGCGGCTCGGCTGGGCGGTGGGCCACGGCGGCGTGGTGCTCGCGAGCGAGGACGGCGGCGCGCGCTGGGAGCGACGCCTCGACGGGCGCGGGCTGGCGCGGCTCCTCGACGCGTGGGCGCGGGACGGCGCCGGCCGGATCGCGCCGGCCGCGCTGGCGCAGGCGCGCGACCTCGCGGCGCGCGGCCCGGACCAGCCGCTCCTCGACGTGTGGCTGGACGCCGCCGGCCGCGAGGGCTTCGCGGTGGGCGCGTTCGGCCTCGCGCTCGCCACCCGCGACGGCGGGCGGACCTGGACGCCCTGGCTCGACCGGCTCGAGAACCCGCGCGCGCTGCACCTGCACGCGCTCCTCGAAGCCCGCGGGGCGCTGTACCTCGCCGGCGAGCAGGGCCTGCTCCTGCGGCTCGACCGCGCCGCCGGGCGCTTCCGGGCGGTGGCCATCCCGTACGCGGGCACCCTGTTCGGCCTCGCCGCCGACGGGCGCGCGCTGCTCGCGTTCGGGCTGCGCGGGACGGTGCTGCGCAGCGTGGACGGCGGGCCCTGGCGCAAGGTCGCGTCCGGCGTGGAGGCGGCGCTCACCGGCGGCGCGGCGCTGCCCGACGGGCGGCTGGCGCTCGCGGCCGCCTCCGGCGAGCTGCTCGTGTCGGCGGACGGCGGCGCCACCTTCGAGCGCGTCTCGGCGCCGGGCGCGGTGCTCGCGCCCGCCTTCGCGATCGCGCCGGCGGGTCCGGGCGCGCTGGCGGTGGCCGGCGCCGAGGGCGTGCGGGTGGTGGCGCTGCCGCGCCCGCGCGAGGCGCCGTGA
- a CDS encoding efflux RND transporter permease subunit: protein MRRASARAPGHERPDAAGPATGNASSRGAPGPFDPAEGSWLERLVFGHRAAVVILTALVTLALGAAAATRHVVSADLDRITPGSHPFVQAARARADRLRGLGNTLLVVVENPRGDVWDRAYLEALRDASDTLFLMPGVDRPWVKSLWTPSVRWTEVTEEGFRGGPVMPDAADGSPEAIAALRRNVRRAGLTGTLVALDERSSAVQVPLLDRDPVTGAGLDYRALSAELEALRRRLEGPAGDGPVRVRIVGFAKRVGAILDGTVAVGAWFGVAAAIAAAILWLSSRCLRSTALVLACSGVALVWQLGIVSLLGVPLDPFSVLVPFLIFAMGVSHGTQKMNGVLQDVGRGADRRLAARRTFRRLFPAGLTALLTDAVGFSVLALVDVPAIRQLSLAATVGVGVLIVTNLVLLPVLLSYTGVSGAAALRSLRGEAGGAGPWGAWRLVDRFTEPRWAAGILAVAAVLVGIGLAAGRGVPVGSTQPGAPELRADARYNQDDAYLAAHYGASSDVFAVMVETPPEGCTSWETLVEADRLGWALRQVPGVQATASLADAVRQITAGSFEGCPKWLTLSRDPRILGGAAEAAGTRNPDLFDPECTVMPVLAYLSDHRADTLDRVVAAAEAFARDHASPGRAFLLAAGSAGVEAATNLAVREAQPRMTACVFAAVVALCLLVFRSWRAVVVTVVPLATTAVLCRAVMAWLGIGMTLATLPVIALGVGIPDFALYLLSVQLAHQRAGAPLGEAHRRALRFTGRPVVLVAVTLAAGVVTWAFSPLRLQADMGILLTFMFLGNMVAAVALVPALSRLLLREVPAR from the coding sequence GTGAGGCGGGCGAGCGCGCGCGCGCCGGGGCACGAGCGCCCCGACGCAGCCGGTCCTGCGACGGGGAACGCGTCCTCGCGCGGCGCGCCCGGGCCGTTCGATCCCGCCGAGGGGAGCTGGCTGGAGCGGCTGGTGTTCGGGCACCGCGCCGCGGTGGTGATCCTGACCGCGCTCGTGACGCTCGCGCTCGGGGCCGCGGCCGCCACCCGCCACGTGGTGAGCGCCGACCTGGACCGGATCACGCCCGGCTCCCACCCGTTCGTGCAGGCCGCCCGCGCCCGCGCCGACCGGCTGCGCGGCCTCGGCAACACCCTCCTCGTGGTGGTCGAGAACCCGCGCGGCGACGTCTGGGATCGCGCCTACCTGGAGGCGCTCCGCGACGCGAGCGACACGCTGTTCCTCATGCCCGGCGTGGATCGCCCCTGGGTGAAGTCGCTCTGGACGCCGTCGGTCCGCTGGACCGAGGTGACCGAGGAGGGCTTCCGGGGTGGCCCGGTGATGCCGGACGCGGCCGACGGCTCGCCGGAGGCCATCGCGGCGCTGCGCCGGAACGTGCGGCGGGCCGGGCTGACGGGGACGCTGGTCGCGCTCGACGAGCGATCCAGCGCGGTGCAGGTGCCGCTGCTGGATCGCGATCCGGTCACCGGCGCCGGCCTCGACTACCGTGCGCTCTCGGCGGAGCTGGAGGCGCTGCGGCGGCGCCTCGAGGGGCCGGCCGGCGACGGGCCGGTGCGCGTGCGCATCGTCGGCTTCGCGAAGCGGGTGGGCGCGATCCTCGACGGCACCGTGGCGGTGGGCGCCTGGTTCGGCGTGGCCGCCGCCATCGCGGCCGCCATCCTGTGGCTCTCCTCGCGCTGCCTCCGGAGCACGGCGCTGGTGCTCGCCTGCTCGGGCGTGGCGCTGGTGTGGCAGCTCGGCATCGTCTCGCTGCTGGGCGTGCCGCTCGATCCGTTCTCGGTGCTGGTGCCGTTCCTGATCTTCGCCATGGGGGTGTCCCACGGCACGCAGAAGATGAACGGCGTGCTGCAGGACGTGGGGCGCGGCGCCGACCGGCGGCTCGCGGCTCGCCGCACCTTCCGCCGGCTCTTCCCGGCCGGGCTCACCGCGCTCCTCACCGACGCGGTCGGGTTCTCGGTGCTCGCGCTGGTGGACGTCCCGGCCATCCGGCAGCTCTCCCTCGCCGCCACGGTGGGCGTGGGCGTGCTCATCGTCACGAACCTGGTGCTGCTGCCGGTGCTGCTCTCGTACACCGGGGTGAGCGGCGCGGCGGCGCTGCGGAGCCTCCGCGGCGAGGCCGGCGGCGCGGGGCCCTGGGGCGCCTGGCGGCTGGTGGACCGCTTCACCGAGCCGCGCTGGGCGGCGGGGATCCTGGCCGTGGCCGCGGTGCTCGTCGGGATCGGGCTCGCCGCCGGGCGCGGGGTGCCGGTCGGCTCGACCCAGCCCGGCGCGCCGGAGCTGCGCGCCGACGCCCGCTACAACCAGGACGACGCCTACCTCGCGGCCCACTACGGCGCGTCGAGCGACGTGTTCGCGGTGATGGTGGAGACGCCGCCCGAGGGCTGCACCTCCTGGGAGACGCTCGTCGAGGCCGACCGGCTGGGCTGGGCGCTGCGGCAGGTCCCGGGCGTGCAGGCCACCGCCTCGCTCGCCGACGCGGTCCGGCAGATCACGGCGGGCTCGTTCGAGGGCTGCCCGAAGTGGCTGACGCTCTCGCGCGACCCGCGGATCCTGGGGGGCGCGGCCGAGGCGGCTGGGACGCGCAACCCCGACCTGTTCGACCCGGAGTGCACGGTCATGCCGGTGCTCGCGTACCTCTCCGACCACCGCGCCGACACGCTCGACCGCGTGGTGGCCGCCGCCGAGGCGTTCGCGCGCGACCACGCCTCGCCGGGCCGCGCCTTCCTGCTCGCAGCGGGGAGCGCGGGCGTGGAGGCCGCCACCAACCTCGCCGTCCGCGAGGCGCAGCCGCGCATGACCGCCTGCGTGTTCGCGGCGGTGGTGGCGCTCTGCCTGCTGGTCTTCCGGAGCTGGCGGGCGGTGGTGGTGACGGTGGTGCCGCTCGCCACCACCGCGGTGCTGTGCCGGGCGGTGATGGCGTGGCTGGGCATCGGCATGACCCTCGCCACGCTGCCGGTCATCGCGCTCGGCGTGGGCATCCCGGACTTCGCGCTCTACCTGCTCTCGGTCCAGCTCGCGCACCAGCGCGCGGGCGCGCCGCTCGGCGAGGCGCACCGGCGCGCGCTCCGCTTCACCGGGCGGCCGGTGGTGCTGGTGGCCGTGACGCTCGCGGCGGGCGTCGTCACCTGGGCGTTCTCGCCGCTCCGCCTCCAGGCCGACATGGGCATCCTGCTCACCTTCATGTTCCTCGGGAACATGGTCGCCGCGGTGGCGCTCGTGCCGGCGCTCTCCCGGCTCCTCCTCCGGGAGGTCCCCGCCCGATGA